In the Cydia amplana chromosome 14, ilCydAmpl1.1, whole genome shotgun sequence genome, one interval contains:
- the LOC134654119 gene encoding uncharacterized protein LOC134654119 codes for MADTLKELVRKRGSLKAKLTLFNTYIYVAKTCEQLSDLQITELQCRLDKIESVYPEFDALQMEIEALTEKPDEAYAEREQFESQFFVLVSTARLLLSPPVQSSGGRPGPGSTTAFTSCGAGRQDFVRLPKIDLPHFDGNYQHWLGFRDTYISLIHNNPAINDISKFHYLRASLKNSAALVIQSLDFSSDNYHKAWQLVSERYDNPRLLINNHIQALFNLEPMQHESSSLLRNMVDVTNKNLRALGTLGEPTDHWDTLVIYIMSKKLDLVTKREWEEHRNLLTGSPTLQQYITFLNSRADLLESLGNNNVNNSGYKTSKHKLHSHIEPQKTHNYLTATKNNAYRKPIVCPYCKQDHFLFNCESFRKLDIDNRIKNVSSYSVCKNCLRPGHLEKQCVLSHCKYCKLKHNTLLHKHVDKASSSSDVPVPDVHFSGNIQTKVFSPTKTSGLLSTALVHVSDANGVLREARLLLDNGSTINFVTQDLCGQLGLATRSVGATVTVKALHLELVTSLTTESFLAALRRFMSRRGKPQTLYCDNGTSFVGASNELSNFLKHNHDKLQSGMAENLINFKFSPAYSPHFGGLWEAAVKSTKYHLKRILSLTHLTYEELNCCLIQIEAILNSRPLTPLSSDPSDLTYLSPSHFLIGRSLLSVPQESLTEENISRLERFQRVEKLKQHFWSRFSNEYVTLLQQKTKWHTSTDQLQVGTMVLVKDRALPPLLWLLGRVTKLYPGTDNVTRVADIRTKKGVIRRAYNNLCPLPIS; via the exons ATGGCTGACACGTTAAAGGAGTTAGTTAGGAAACGTGGCAGTTTGAAGGCTAAATTAACTTTGTTTAATACTTACATTTATGTGGCTAAAACATGTGAACAATtaagtgatttacaaataacGGAGTTGCAGTGTCGCTTAGATAAAATAGAATCGGTATACCCGGAGTTTGACGCTTTACAGATGGAGATCGAAGCGTTAACTGAGAAACCCGACGAAGCATATGCGGAGCGGGAGCAGTTTGAAAGCCAGTTCTTTGTGTTGGTTTCGACTGCTCGACTTCTTTTGAGTCCTCCGGTGCAGTCGAGCGGCggtcggcccgggcccgggtcCACGACGGCTTTCACGTCGTGCGGCGCCGGCCGGCAGGACTTCGTTCGTCTGCCCAAGATTGACCTGCCTCACTTCGACGGAAACTATCAGCACTGGCTCGGCTTTAGAGATACGTATATTTCCCTTATTCATAATAATCCCGCTATTAATGACATAAGCAAATTTCACTATCTTCGTGCATCTTTGAAAAATAGTGCCGCCCTTGTGATTCAAAGTCTTGATTTTAGCAGTGATAACTATCATAAAGCGTGGCAGTTAGTTTCTGAGCGGTATGATAACCCGCGccttttaattaataatcataTCCAGGCCCTGTTTAACCTTGAACCGATGCAACACGAATCGAGCAGTTTATTACGTAACATGGTGGACGTAACTAATAAAAATTTGCGTGCGCTTGGCACCTTAGGGGAGCCCACCGACCATTGGGACACGTTAGTTATCTATATAATGTCTAAGAAGTTAGATCTAGTAACTAAGCGTGAGTGGGAAGAGCACAGGAACCTTTTAACAGGTTCGCCGACGTTACAGCAatacattacatttttaaatagcaGGGCCGACTTACTTGAATCTCTTGGCAATAATAACGTCAATAATAGTGGTTACAAGACATCGAAACATAAATTGCATTCACATATCGAGCCACAAAAAACACATAATTATCTTACAGCTACAAAAAACAATGCTTATCGCAAACCTATTGTTTGCCCTTATTGTAAGCAAGATCATTTCTTATTCAATTGTGAATCCTTTCGTAAATTAGATATCGATAACAGGATAAAAAATGTGAGTAGTTACTCAGTATGTAAGAATTGTCTTCGGCCGGGACACTTAGAAAAACAATGTGTGTTATCTCATTGCAAATACTGCAAACTTAAACATAACACTCTTTTACATAAACATGTTGACAAAGCGTCTTCTAGCAGTGACGTCCCGGTGCCAGATGTTCATTTTAGCGGCAACATTCAAACAAAAGTGTTTAGCCCTACGAAGACTTCCGGACTACTGTCCACAGCGTTGGTGCACGTGAGTGACGCGAATGGAGTGCTTCGTGAGGCGCGTCTACTGCTGGACAACGGTTCTACCATCAACTTCGTGACGCAGGATCTGTGCGGGCAGCTTGGGTTAGCGACACGCAGCGTGGGAGCTACGGTCACAG TCAAGGCTCTTCACTTGGAACTTGTCACAAGTCTAACGACAGAGTCGTTCCTTGCTGCTCTCCGCCGCTTCATGAGTCGTCGGGGAAAGCCTCAAACTCTGTATTGTGACAATGGGACTTCGTTTGTCGGGGCATCAAACGAACTTAGTAACTTTTTAAAACATAATCACGATAAGCTGCAGTCAGGTATGGCAGAAAACCTTATTAACTTCAAATTTAGCCCGGCTTACTCACCGCACTTCGGCGGTCTTTGGGAAGCCGCAGTAAAATCAACAAAATATCATCTCAAACGCATTCTATCTCTTACACATTTAACGTATGAAGAATTAAATTGTTGCCTGATTCAGATAGAAGCTATTTTAAATTCTAGACCCCTAACACCTTTATCTTCTGATCCATCTGATCTGACCTACCTATCGCCCTCTCATTTCCTTATTGGACGTTCTCTTCTGTCAGTCCCACAAGAATCGCTGACTGAAGAAAACATCTCACGGCTTGAACGGTTCCAGAGAGTTGAAAAACTCAAGCAGCATTTCTGGAGCCGCTTTTCTAATGAGTATGTTACTCTCCTCCAGCAGAAGACGAAGTGGCACACCTCGACGGACCAGCTGCAAGTTGGGACTATGGTCTTAGTCAAGGACCGCGCACTTCCTCCTCTCCTGTGGCTGCTGGGACGCGTCACGAAGCTGTACCCGGGCACGGACAACGTCACCAGAGTCGCCGACATCCGTACGAAGAAAGGAGTCATCCGTAGAGCTTATAATAACTTGTGCCCACTCCCTATTTCGTAa